The Candidatus Delongbacteria bacterium genome has a segment encoding these proteins:
- the aspA gene encoding aspartate ammonia-lyase, with protein sequence MTELLQRNEIFQVLTPEEAVLLAALLKEERLHAGDVVFRQGEKRRRLILVQSGAIRVSERTPRGEQVLVTYHAGHFLGEAALLDDTPHSTTATAALDSVLLTLERGRFQEFLEGHPQLAARVLGQVARVVFGRMKLGLAAAGGAAQYRTGAVRVEHDLLGDREVPRDVYYGVQTLRALENFDITGIPLHHFPFFIKALAMVKKAAAQANTRLGLLPEDLSTAIQQACDEIIDGQLHNQFVVDMVQGGAGTSTNMNANEVIANRALELLGEEMGCHTRLHPNDHVNLSQSTNDAYPTAIHLAMLLSVRPLVSEMEELVEALRAKAREFSRVIKMGRTQLQDAVPMTLGQEFAAWAQSVEEDIDRLKENALLFLEVNLGGTAIGTGICADPSYPREAIKALRRVSGFEFILAKDLVEASSDTGSLLIFSGILKRVAVKTSKICNDLRLLSSGPRCGFGEINLPARQPGSSIMPGKVNPVIPEVMNQVAFQVIGNDLTVTMAAEAGQLELNVMEPVIVFNLFQSMSMLERGFRTLRRFCVEGITANEERCRSLVDNSIGIVTALLPWIGYTAATTVARRAQESGIPVRDIVLEMGLLSPAELEDVLQPERMVAPVRLSADRG encoded by the coding sequence GGGCGAGAAGCGCCGGCGCCTGATCCTGGTGCAGAGCGGGGCCATCCGGGTAAGCGAGCGCACGCCCCGGGGCGAGCAGGTGCTGGTCACCTACCACGCCGGCCACTTCCTGGGCGAGGCGGCGCTGCTGGACGACACGCCGCACAGCACCACGGCGACGGCCGCGCTGGATTCGGTGCTGCTCACGCTGGAGCGCGGGCGGTTCCAGGAATTCCTGGAGGGACATCCGCAGCTGGCCGCCAGGGTGCTGGGACAGGTGGCCCGCGTGGTGTTCGGGCGCATGAAGCTCGGGCTGGCCGCGGCGGGCGGGGCCGCCCAGTACCGCACCGGCGCCGTGCGCGTGGAACACGACCTGCTGGGGGACCGCGAGGTGCCGCGCGACGTGTATTACGGCGTGCAGACCCTGCGGGCGCTGGAGAACTTCGACATCACGGGGATCCCCCTGCACCACTTCCCCTTTTTCATCAAGGCGCTGGCCATGGTGAAAAAGGCCGCGGCCCAGGCCAACACGCGGCTGGGCCTGCTGCCGGAGGACCTCTCCACCGCGATCCAGCAGGCGTGCGACGAGATCATCGACGGCCAGCTCCACAACCAGTTCGTGGTGGACATGGTGCAGGGCGGGGCGGGCACCAGCACCAACATGAACGCCAACGAGGTGATCGCCAACCGCGCGCTGGAGCTGCTGGGCGAGGAGATGGGCTGTCACACGCGCCTGCACCCCAACGACCACGTCAACCTCTCCCAGAGCACCAACGACGCCTATCCCACCGCCATCCACCTGGCCATGCTGCTCAGCGTGCGGCCCCTGGTCTCGGAGATGGAGGAACTGGTGGAGGCCCTGCGGGCCAAGGCGCGGGAGTTCTCGCGGGTCATCAAGATGGGCCGCACCCAGCTGCAGGACGCAGTGCCCATGACCCTGGGGCAGGAGTTCGCCGCCTGGGCCCAGTCGGTCGAGGAGGACATCGACCGCCTGAAGGAAAACGCCCTGCTCTTCCTGGAAGTGAACCTGGGCGGCACGGCCATCGGCACGGGCATCTGCGCCGATCCCTCCTATCCGCGGGAGGCCATCAAGGCCCTGCGCCGGGTGTCGGGCTTTGAGTTCATCCTGGCCAAGGACCTGGTGGAGGCCTCCAGCGACACGGGCAGCCTGCTGATCTTCAGCGGCATTCTGAAGCGCGTGGCCGTCAAGACCAGCAAGATCTGCAACGACCTGCGCCTGCTCTCCAGCGGCCCGCGCTGCGGCTTCGGGGAGATCAACCTGCCGGCGCGTCAGCCGGGCAGCAGCATCATGCCCGGCAAGGTCAACCCGGTGATCCCCGAGGTGATGAATCAGGTGGCCTTCCAGGTGATCGGCAACGATTTGACCGTGACCATGGCCGCCGAGGCGGGCCAGCTGGAGCTGAACGTGATGGAGCCGGTCATCGTGTTCAACCTCTTCCAGAGCATGAGCATGCTCGAACGGGGCTTCCGCACGCTGCGCCGCTTCTGCGTGGAGGGGATCACGGCCAACGAGGAGCGCTGCCGCAGCCTGGTGGACAACTCCATCGGGATCGTGACAGCCCTGCTGCCCTGGATCGGCTACACGGCGGCCACCACGGTGGCGCGCCGGGCGCAGGAGTCGGGCATTCCGGTGCGCGACATCGTGCTTGAGATGGGCCTGCTCTCCCCGGCAGAGCTGGAGGACGTGCTGCAGCCCGAGCGGATGGTGGCCCCGGTGCGGCTCTCGGCGGACCGCGGCTGA